In the Populus trichocarpa isolate Nisqually-1 chromosome 1, P.trichocarpa_v4.1, whole genome shotgun sequence genome, AACATACAAAATGAAGAACTATATATATGCAGTCAAGCTAAATCCAGGTACTAGAAGCAAGAGGGTGGTGTTTGACGGCCATAAGAAGTACCCCTGGCGTTGGAACATAACGACCTTACAGAACCTCCACGACCGTGGAAAAAACTGATGTCTTTTAGCAGTATATTCTTGCATGGAACGGTTCGACTACAATTTAAAGTAACTGCAACATTCGATTCAGAAGTGCCCCAAATGTTGTTGAATGTAATGTCTTTGATTTGAATGCGTGAGGGAGTCTATGaacatgaaaggaaaagaatagAAAGGTTAGGCAAAGTACTTGCTTGCTTCCCATGAAACAAGAACATAGCAACTCATTAAAGAACTCCTACGCAAAAAATGGATTCTGAAACAACATAATATAAGGGGTTTTAGGAAAATCTTGGCAAGATCGAATCATGCATGATGGTGGAAATTAGAGCTTGTAAAATAAGCTTGAATATGAACAAGATAATACCTTCATACCACAGGGAGGGTAAGGGCAATAATCTTGATCGATAATGATAGGATTGCCAACATTCATCATTCGAATGTTCTCATATATGAAATTGGAAGCAACACCGGCAGTGGAGGAAGCCCATGTTTTGATTCTTGTACCATCACTTGTACCGTTAAAGGTGCAATCCTTCACAGTTACTCCCACCACACTCTCTGTCACACTACCCTCCCCTCCCATACTTCCAACACTAATTCCATGCCCAGGGCCACAATGGACTTGAGAAATATTAATGTTCTTACTTCCAGAGAGTATAGCTACACAATCATCGCCGGTGCCAattcttgttttggaaatctTAATCTCTTCTGAACTCCCAATTTTGATCCCATCAGTGTTAGGGCTATCACCTGGAGCTGATAGTCTAAGATTAGACATGTTTAAGTTGACGCACCCAAAGAGTGACATGTGGGCGTTCTGGCTGTTGATTGATCTTATATGGCTGACCATCCCATTTTGGATAAATTCGAGTCTCAATGACTgatccaaaatatcaaaaattattagATGATTTGCATATTCAACTCAAGATACTAAATAAACGAGCATATACTTCACCTCTAATTAAAGGATTCAATGAAATCCCCCATTGAAAGAAGATAAATGTGTTCCAAATTAACTTATACATGGGAATCTAGAGCGTTGTGgcattaattgaattaatattaCTATGAACTTACAATGGCAAGAGGATGGCAGTTATGGTTTTTGAGACAATCATGGCGGTTCCAATGCTTGTATCCTTCCCCATCCAAGGTACCACCGCCTCCGAGAAAGAACCCTTTAATATACCGGAAAGTAATCCACTGATCAGAAGTCTGCagaatgccttttggctttAAAATCCCCTTCAAGTTAAATGCCATGTAACCATTGCATTCACCTAAAAATAGCACCGAGTCCAAAATGTATACTCCTCTTGGGATCAAAACCATAGCCTTTCCATGCCATTGACATGCCTCACTCCATGCTTTCAAGAACGCCTAAACTCAAATTGATTTGAAAGATAAGCATgtgcttatttttaataaaaagacaagaaaatctAGTATATATTAAGGCAGTGATCAGCAAGCATGCACTAAATAAAGCAACTAAACTTGGAAATGAAACAGTACAAGAACATTAATTCATAGAAGGGAggttgcttcttcttttttttttttttaatagctacCTCTTAACACTTGCAAAGTCCCCCAAGATGAAATAGCCATGAAAACAGAAATAAACCAACTAAATCGTCCCTTAAGTTATCAAGTGATAGTTATGCCTACGAAACATGATTATCTGAAATGGCcagaaatatcaaattaatgaatgatttatttattacctTGTTATTCTCTGTCTTGCCATCGGAGACTGCACCGTATCTCTTCACATTGAAAACCTTGTAGCCATTGCTAGCTCCAGCATCAGTA is a window encoding:
- the LOC7491350 gene encoding exopolygalacturonase, which encodes MGLILAFVRVLFLTFLLVWYTDAGASNGYKVFNVKRYGAVSDGKTENNKAFLKAWSEACQWHGKAMVLIPRGVYILDSVLFLGECNGYMAFNLKGILKPKGILQTSDQWITFRYIKGFFLGGGGTLDGEGYKHWNRHDCLKNHNCHPLAISLRLEFIQNGMVSHIRSINSQNAHMSLFGCVNLNMSNLRLSAPGDSPNTDGIKIGSSEEIKISKTRIGTGDDCVAILSGSKNINISQVHCGPGHGISVGSMGGEGSVTESVVGVTVKDCTFNGTSDGTRIKTWASSTAGVASNFIYENIRMMNVGNPIIIDQDYCPYPPCGMKTPSRIQIKDITFNNIWGTSESNVAVTLNCSRTVPCKNILLKDISFFHGRGGSVRSLCSNARGTSYGRQTPPSCF